ATCCGTCATACGCTTGAGCCACCTGGATAAGGAAGCCATCATCCGCAGCGCGATCCGCGGGTTCCTCTCCAGCAGTTCGATGAACTGGCGTTTAGGCAGGTAGATGGCCTCGCAGTCGTCAAGCGCCTCCGCATGCGCGGGATAGACGCCGCCCTCGAATATCGTTGCCTCCGCGAAAGACTGACCGGGGGCGATGAGGTGGAGAACCTGTTCCTTCCCGTCCGCCGATAACTTGAAGACCTTCACCCTGCCGGTCGACACGACGTAAAACCCGTCGGCGCGGTCGCCCTCACGGAAAACGGACTCCTTCTTCGAGTAACGCTTGACGGAGGCGATCCCTTCCACCCGTCGCATGTCCTCGGGCGGAAGATTCGCGAACAGGGGGGCTTTCCGCAGCGCGTCGGAAATTGTCAACGATGCCGCCATCCCACCATTCT
This DNA window, taken from Deltaproteobacteria bacterium, encodes the following:
- a CDS encoding Crp/Fnr family transcriptional regulator — encoded protein: MAASLTISDALRKAPLFANLPPEDMRRVEGIASVKRYSKKESVFREGDRADGFYVVSTGRVKVFKLSADGKEQVLHLIAPGQSFAEATIFEGGVYPAHAEALDDCEAIYLPKRQFIELLERNPRIALRMMASLSRWLKRMTDLVDSISLRDVETRLVRFISDEMKYRGIPLKDGAVYELDISKNVLASRLGTVPETFSRTLKKLQDEEKISVKGKQIRILDAEALFSPLEN